The genomic segment CTCCACGCTCCCTGCCTGAAGTCGGAAACCGCTTGGGAGCCTCATCGGGCCTACTTCGCCCGTACCCAGTCATATGCTGATAGACGGGAACAGTTCCACATGGCGGCTACGTAACTTCGACTCTCCAAGCAAGTCTACACTTCATACCCACACACGTGCAGAAGTCACTCAACAATACTTAAAGACTGACAATTTCCGTTGTTCTTGTTCTCGCAGAAAGCAGTCAAGAAGCATTTTGATACCACACTTTCCAAGCAAGACCAACCACATACCCTTGCTCTTCACTTAGACTTCCTCCGAAGAACACAAGTCGGCCCCGCGACATTCACCATCAAAGATGTCAAGCTCGGCCGCCAAACCTCTATCGTCCACGTCTCACTCACTCAAGATGGGCGTGAAGAAGTTGTTGGGTAAGTCCACCCGCACTTCCCAACACTCTTCCTCTCCATACTCCACGGCCGTCACCTCCACCTACACCACCCCGGCCGAATCACGCCGCAACTCCACTGTCGACTTCGACATGCTCTCGCACCTTCTCGCAGCCTACGCCGAGAAAGAACgagacagcaacaacaaagcCAAAACCTCCCTCTCTGACATCGCCCGTGAACACTTCACAGCTACTGCACCAACACGAACCTCTCGAAAGAAATGGGCCTTACCTTCCACACGAACTGGCAAGCCCATCCCAAGCGCCTGCCGCTAACCTCCTCCCTCACCACCCTCGAACGCAACCAAGACCCCTCTTGGTCCGAACTCACCACCTGGCCCAACCACAACTTCCGCAAAGCCACCAACCAAATCCGCTCCTTCTTCCCCCGCTCTGGCCAACCCGCCCAAAACATCTACGACCAATGGGTCTGTCTCCGCGACCCCACCGAAACCTGGACGAACGAAAAACTCGGCTATCTCGTCGACATGTTCCCTCAACTCTGCGAAACTTATATCCTCGATGGATTTGATCAATATGATCCCAAACTCATCGAATCTGAAGCTGGACTGAAACTTCGTGattcgaagaagaaattcACGCCGTATTGGTATCCTACTGTACTTTTGAATTTGGATGTGAAGAAAGCTTTACCGGAGGGGGGAAGGAAATTTTTGTTTTCGAGGTTGCAGGCCAAGCAGATTAAGAATGGGAGGTATGATTTGGAGGTTGTGGTTtgggatgaggaggatgagattGTGGCGTTGAGTCATCATGTTTGTTTTGTGGTCAGTGCGGAGAGGAATTTGGCGAAGAGGACTACTGGGGGAAGTAAGATTTAAGGATTTATTTGGTGATAGTGGGAGGCAGGTTTTCCCTTTTGTTGTTTATTGCTGTACAGACAGATATGATATCCGGGAGAACGGAACACGATATCTTTGAAATATAAATGCTTagaaagagagaaagaaTGTTGTAGACAAGACTATGATATTAGGTCAAAGAATCATGCTTGTTTGGGGTATCGTATGTGGTCTGTCACCGAAGACTATGCTATGCAACACCATGAGCGCTCAAATGCTCGTCAAAACATCAACTCATCGCAAATAATATCGCATCATCCCACTACCCTCTCACATACCAactattcttcttcgcaAACTTTCTCGATTGCTCGCTCTGCGGCTGACTCGTTTGCTGCGGATTCTGCTGATAACCCCGATGCGCTCCCGCAGCCGCCCAAGCCGCAACATCCGAATGCCCTGTTGGACCACGTTCGTAGCCTGGCTCGCCAGGGTGCACAATCTTCAGCTCATGTTGGGGCAGGCCTTCCGGATTCTTCTCGCTCATCATGTCTCCTGAACGATGAGAGCGTCTGAGATCGGGAAGGTGCTCGCCTGTGAAGGCCAAGATTGTCCAGAGGCAGGCGGAGATGAGGACCAGAATCGTTGTTGCCCAAACGAGTGCAATCAGTTTGTGTCCTGCGTTGGCTTTGAGGCCGACGTCGTCGCCGAGGACATTGATGactgcggcggcagcagttgCGATCCCGTGGGTAGCGGCAGCGCCGAGGGCGAAGAAGCCTAGTGCTGGAACGCAGAGAACGACGTTCAGGATTGCCTTCTTGCGCGAGTATGAAATTACTGCCCAGATTGACGCGAGCAGACAGAGACCAGTGAAGAAGATGCCAATCTCAAAGAGGACACGGACAAGGCTAAGCGGGTTGAGAGCGGAATGGTCCTTGCATTCTTCGATGATCTTTTCGGTTCCATTGGGAGGCAAGGGTGAGCCGCCGACAGTAATGTTGACGCCTGATGGGGTCTTATATTCGCCAGAGCAGGTTGTGACAAGGTGGACGCTGTAGAAGCCGTCGAGGTCCAGAGTGGCGAGAAAGTCGGAGTAGGTTTCGTTAACTTGTTCAACGACTGCGGTCTGCACAGAGGCGACAGCAGAGGAGATTTTCGAGACGACTATTCCTTCGACTGAGCTGGCTTTGGATTCGACTGCAGACGCGATGGCTGTTGCTTTGCTCTGTATGCCGTCTTTGGCAGAGGTGATTGCATCGCCGACGGCTTCTCCTGCGTCGCTCTTGATCGAAGCGATGCCGTCAGAGATGCCGTCCACGAAGTCATCGAGGCCGTCGGGATTTCTTGGTGCGAGTGTGATGTGTGCTCCAGGTGGTGCAGTCACATGGGCCGCAACGTTGACATCGATCATCATGGGGACTTCTACCAGATCGCGCTTGGTGAGGACCCGGGTCACATTCAGCCCCATGATCTTGTTATCGATTTTCTCCACTGCATTCTGGCCAAATCGAGTCGTGTTGAGGTTGAAGACATAGTAATCTTCCAGGAATCCAGAATTATTGCCAGCAAAGATGCAGAGGAAGGACAACACAAAAGCTGTCGCGATCACCAGGACCGGAAGTATTGCGAAGGGTTGAAAGTTGCGGGCCATGATATCTGCTGTGCTGGACTGTTCGTGATATGTTCTGCTGCGGGTTGATTCTGCTGTTTCGTGGTCTGTCGTGCAAGTGGTGATTAAAAGTCTTGCCAGCAAGTTAACGGTATAGCGCACAGCGCCTGATTTGAACAAGAAGGAAAGATAAGGAAAGCGGTCGGGCGAAGAAACAGGAAATAGTGAAGTGTCGGTGCGGAGATGGTGAATGCAGGGAAGAGGAAACGGTCGTGAAGACTACCTCGCCGCCATGCCACTGCCACGAACAGCAGGCGCTGCCAGGCCAGCGTGACCCCACTTCATTGTCTCGTCGACCTCGACAATAGCCCAGAATAGCAGGCCAACAAAGAGCGACATGTCGTAGCGCGGTTGCGAGTCTTTGTGAGAGGGTATTGTTGATAGGCTGGCGTTGCGCGAGTGACGCAGCGCCTACCTGAAACATGGCCAAGCCTTTTTACGCGAGACCACGTGATGCGCGTCTAGCAGGGCTGGCCCTGGCCCTACTTCGGCTAAATCAAATGGCGGGCGATAGCAGCACTGTGACGTGGTCGTTCTCTCCATCGCATGGATTAAAGACTGAAATCTTGCTTCGCGACCCCAGGAACATTGCCCACGTCGCTATCGTGGTCTCCTCTAGATCGAGGTGACTCATTCGCGTGTCCAGATGGCGACAGTTCCGGGAAAGACACCATTTTCGTAACAGTGTCAAAGGTATGCTTCGCCATCATACAGAAAATGGCATTTTTACTCGTCACAGGATTTCTGCTCGATAGCAACGGGGGCGAAAGATTTGCCCTGATCGCACTGTAAGTTTTCGAGTTAGATTATGCTCAAGCTCAGCCAGGCTTCAGGCAAGCATTTCAGCCCGTTTCATCCGCCTCACTTCAGCGACAGGACTGTCGCATCACAAGCACGAATGTCGCAAAAAGAGGGGGAGCGGGCCAAAACATTCAGCTTCGCAGCCTAGATGATTCCAATCTTTTCGCCATCGCGCTTGACCAATCTACCACCTTTCCAGACAAACTTCACCTCTTCAGCTCGCGCCAATACCTCAATATCGTCCAAAGGATTCTTCACCAGGGCGATGAAATCGGCATCGTAACCTTCGCGAAGCTGTCCTGACTTCGGCGCCTGCGGGCCCAGAGTCGCAGGAGCAGTCGCAGTTCCAGCTTCGATCGCTTGCAGAGGCGTCAGACCTGCTTCGACGGCGTAGTAGAACTCCTTGCCATTCGTGCCGTGGTTGAATTTGGCTCCGTGACTGGAGATACCGAGATCGGTACCAAGAGCTATGCGTACGCCAGCTTTGATCTGAGGAGAATGTCAGTTTCTGTGAGCTGCGCGCTCGTTCGTCGTGAAATGGCCGGACACATACGGCTTTTCGGTATGATTCCTTGTTCGCATTCACCGTCTCGGCCATCTTCTGATAGCTCTCTGGAGCCATTTGTTCCGCATGCTCAATGCCATATTGTTGGACATAGCGAGTGGGGACAAGAATTGCTTCCTGGTGAAAGTCAGTCGCTGCTACTGCCTTCATACCACTGTGGACGTACCTTCTCAAGCATGAGCTCGATTGCCTCTTCTGTCAGGTAACTCCCATGCTCGATCGTCTTCACACCAGCGTGCAAAGCTGCCAGCTAAATATGCAGAGTTAGCCCAGGCTTCAATACTCGATATCGATACTCACAATCCCTTCCGTTCCGTGCGCATGCGCTGCCACAATCATATTCGTCCGCGTGGCTTCCCCGACGATAGCTTCCAGCTCCGCATTCGTGAATTGCGCCGCTTTGGGACTATCAATCCTACTCAAGACGCCTCCCGTAGCACAGACTTTGATCACACTCGCACCACGCCTGATctgcttcctcgtctgctTTATCGcctcatcgatgccatccGCCAAAGCGAGTGGAAAGCCGTCCGTCATGCGATGATGCATCAGCTCCAAGGGCATGGTGTGCAAGTCTCCATGACCGGCGGTCTGGCTGAGAATTGAGCCTGCGGAGTAGATATGAGGACCTGGAATCCAGCCTTCCTCGATGGAGCTCTTGATGTCTATGCCGTAGCCGCCGACTTCGCGAACGCTGGTGAAGCCGGCATTGAGGGTCGCTACTGCATCGCGTGCGATTCGAAAGCCGGCTGTGGAGGAGGACATCAGCGCGATCTGCTCAAGATTCAGATCTTTTTGGCCGATGAGCTGGCTCGCCTGTCAGTGGAGAACAAACATAAAGATGCTGACTTCTACGTACGTGAACATGGCAATCCCACATTCCCGGCATCAGAACGGGAACATGCAAGCTCGCCTTGACGTTGGCATACTTGGATGGAACATCATCTTTGTTGCCTGCAAACAAAATCTTTCCTTTGCCGCTTGCCTTTTCAATCGCTTCGTAAATCAATGCAGCATGTTTGACAGGCTCGCCTCTGCCTGGGATAAGAAGATCTGCGTCCACCCGCTGCGTCTTGGGGCCTGCAGGTTCTCTGATCGCGATGTTTCGTGTCATGGCGAGTTCGACTTCGCTTCACCGGGACAAGGGATGTTTCGATGGCCATCTTgacgctgccgctgctgtgaGGATGATAAGGCAGTGGTTGGTGGAGCGCTCGGTTCGGCCAGCTCTTCGGCCAAGCTTTGGCCGAGGCTGATGGTGCCGGCGCTGTTTCGACTTCACTTACTCTTTGCCATCAAGGCATCGCACAAAGTATGGATTGTGCATTAATTACAGACTCAGCAGAGATTGAGTGGACCTCCTGGATTCAGCTCGACCGACTGTAAGGGCTTCACGGTGGTCTTTGACCTCGCTCTTCCCTTTCGCAGAAACTGGTGCACTGAGGCCTCAACATTGACATCGCAATAGGAGGGTTTGCAGTTGAGAACATCGAATGCGTGCCTCGATGGACGAGTATCGAGCATCTACCTCCAGGCTCAACTTTGCGCCTTCCAAGCAACGTGCATCACGAGGAATACGATCGCTTTTTCGGACCCAACGCAGCTAATTTCATCAAATTTTTCCGGCATGAGAAGCGGAGAATCCTACCTAACCTTGGCATCCGCCCAGGCGTCAGTCTCGAGGGCGTTCGAGTTGGATCATTAATCCACGACACAGGAAGGTTTTGGTCCAGACGAGCTGGAGAACCTTGTAAGCTGACAAGACATATCGAAACTGCCTACCTACCGAATGGAGCTGGGTGAAGTCGAAACTCCGTCATCGAAAACACAAAGGAGATATTCAATACCCGGTCACCTCCACCACACTCGTGCGAATACCGCATGTCTGCCATCATGAGAGTCCAAAGTTCAGTGTCCGAACGCCTTCGACCCTGACTGCACCTTTGAGATCCGTAATGGCCCATTAGGATGCCGTTCCTGCTCTGTTCGCGAGCCCAGGTACACCTTGACGGCGCTTTTGCTTGACGTTCCACCGACATGCGCGCGGTTTGTTGCAGCCGTCTTCTTAACATCCAACTCCTGCTTCTACAATGCCCTGCGAGAGAGCGTCAGTAAAGCTGAAAAGTAACTGTGGACTTTGCGACCAGATAAACTTACCAGATCTACACAGCCTTTGACGTTCTTGTCGACATCGGTACGAGTACCAGTACCTGTCCTGCTGGAAGTGCTTGTTCTGCCGGTCGTGGACGTTCTCCCAGTGGTTCCGCCGTCAGATATTCCCCTTCCACTGGGTCTGACTGTGCCTCCGCCAGAAATACCGCCGGAAATCCCTCCTCCAGCTACTGCTCCTGTGCGACTAACACCTCCAACAGCCGTACCCACACGATTGGTGGCCGGCGGAGCGAAAGGATTCCAGCCACCAAGGGGATTTGGAGGTCCGGTATAGAAAGACACGAAAAATCCCTTATCGGTATCGGTCAAGAATCCGTTAGCTGAAGTGTGAGTCTCCTCGTATGAACCACCAGAGCACACGAGTCCGATCGATTTGGCGCCATCGCTGAAGCAACCAGCGTACGGGTTATCAGTAGGGCCACGCCAATACAGCGAACCCCATTCCGCCGGTTCTGGTGGTGGCGTGCCTCAGTAGTCTTCGAAATTCCAGTAGTATGGGTATTGGCGCTTTCTGTGCTTCACAGCTGGGAGCTTGATGGTCTCATCCTCCGCGGTGACATCGCGCGCTTCGACGCTGTCCTCCAGCCGCTCTATCTCCGGGGGCAATGGCAATGCGTTCAAGAGCGTCGCAAACGCAAGCGCAATGACAGCGACCTTCATTCTGATTTAGCGACTGGACGTAGTGCAAACACTACATGAATACCTCGAAAGTGATGGACGGAAGCTGGCGGTCTTGCTGGTGTTGGGACTCAGCTGAGTAAAGTTGGGGGCGACAGGCGTGACTTCGCGGCATGGCCAGTGCTATCAAGTTTTCCAACGCAATCTGCGATGGTCCTCCGATCCCTGACCGAGGTGACAGATGAGAGCAGCAGGTTTGATGGTTGCATCTTTCGTTCACAAGAGCAGAATTTCCTATGCTAGATCTGGCATCGAGGCAACTGATGTTTCTATAGCATTGGCATATGTCAAGCAGTCAACTTTTGTTTAGTCATTGTTGTGTCTTCACTCTAGGCTACCATAGCCCACACGGAGAGACTTGCATGATTAGATGGCCGGTAGAATGTACTGCCCTGCCTTCTTCTGTTTTGCCGTACGTTGTATCATGCTTTCTTGGCACATACCACTTGCGATCAGATAGACAAGGGCTGCGGCCGCTCCGATGCTCTTGTACCGTTGTAGTGCCAACACTCGAGCCACAAATTGCAGATCATGCCCTGCTGATCTGCGTTCAATTCGTACAGCCTGCTCCACCGCGCGCGTACGCTTCCTCCGCATCTTGAGCTTTGAGATGCACTTACTCGGGACACTCATCGATACAAAAGGGAATACGGACAATCTGGCAACATGCTTCTGCCATGCAGCCAACAAATGTTAGACAAATGCAGCTCTAGCACGCACACTCACTCACTGGGTCAAAGCTTTGGCGCCATCGTGAGTGTGAATTGCCAAATggggacgatgaggagcaTTGGAGTAGGGCCCGAGGCCAAACAGCCCAAGCTCATTGGTGCGGTCTGGCTATATCCATGTCAACCAACATGGTACGATCCTCGATGCTCGGATCAAATGCGACGAAGCAAAGAGACATAGCGCTTGTGGGGAAACGACCAAGCTTCCACAGTGCATGATTCAAGTAATTGTTTCGGGGGAATACCAAATCTGGTCGGATCGAGACCGGAACAGAATTTTCCGGAATGGGGTCTTGTGGTCGATTGTGTCGTGCAATAACTGTCTGGGAGTTCTGGTACAGTAGTCTCTCCAGCATTCTTGGTGGTACATTGGCATTGGTTCACAGTAGTTCCTGCGGAAGCAGGGTAGTGCTGACGTGGTGCGGTGAAGTCCTCGGCAATAATAATCTCAGCCAATTGCCCGACCTTGTGAAGACACCTTGGATGTGATTCGCCGAATACGGGCGACGAAGGCCATCGTGTTGGGCTGTAGGTCTAGAACACCATCTTAATGGGGAAGTTCGGTCAGCAATAACCCCTTCCGGTTACCAACAACACCCGAGTCGCCTGACGCCGACTCTTTGTAGCATATGCATAATTAAGCAAAATCTTCAGTCAAACAAGCTTTTGCAAAATGAGTCGAACCATCAGAGCAAGGTAGACACTCTTGGCGTCGGCCACAATGTACTGACCACAAACAGCGGAAGCACACCGTTGCTTCGAACTCTATAGTATGGTTCAGTCATTAGTACGGGGCATCCCTGTGTCCAGTCGATACCCAGTTTTCGAACGGAGACGATGGACTGTTGGCCATCTCCACGCTGGGCCCTCACGATGTTCACAATCATACAATAACCAATGCCGCAGTTTGAACGGAGACGGCAGGCGATCGATATGAATAGGGTGCTTGAGTCCAAGATCATTCGGTATGCACAGAAGACTCGTTGCTTTTACTCGGCCGGATCGATCGATTTCCAACGCGAAAAATCTACAGTATCACTCATCAGATGTGGCCCAGACGTTGATGAAGGCGGATCTAGCAGTGGGAAAGAGCTTTGATCCTCGGTGCTTGGGCACAAATGGTCTGAGGCCGTGGAGACTAAGACCATCGACTGTTGCTCGTAAAAGATTAGTGAACATTGTGTTGGTCAGGAATCCAGAGAGGGCTTTAAGAATGAACATGAAGACGCTCCAAGTTTCTCAAAATCCGCAAGATTCATTACCCAGCAAGCGAGGGGAAAGTCTCCGTGAAAAGATCATGTACATCTTACCCATGCTATCCGCTGCTCTCGCTACGCTCTGCGCTTCGAGCTGTGCTCAAAGCGACCCAGCAGACGATTTCTTGGACCCGACCACAGCCACCCCTATCGGCGATTGTTCTAATCAACAGTGGCTCGACAATGAAGTGAGTCCTACCCATCACAAGACTTGGTGTGCTCATTGGCTGATCGCAAATTCCGAAGTGTCCATGGGGGCAATCGTGCTGTGTATACTCGactttcatcatcttcgaacaACCAGCGTGCTGCAATACGCTGGAGGACAACTGCTGTAACTCCGAGCTCACGCACTGGACTATTTCGCCATGCACTGATTTCGAAGATCCAAATAAGGATTATGTGAGTAATCGACCTTCACAGCATTGTTCATGTCTGTGCTCGAACTGACAGAATCGCTACATAGTGTGATCCGAAGCCGGACCTGCCCCCAGAGAACACAAAATGTTGTGTTGAGACGCGTCGCGTCGATGAAGAATATTATTGTTGTGTACCAGGTGAGCCAGATTGCTGTTGACAGGAGGACAGCTTTGTGCAAAGCTTTCCGCATGCGAGGGAGCGGCTTATTTCGTCATTACTGAACTTTTCACTTCCAATGTGAAAGAAGTCTTTGCTCCTGCAAAATGGCATAGTTCCCTGCGAATACCAAGGCGAGTCGGGTTCTGTTCCACGCAAAGTGCAGCAGTCGAAGTATGCAAGAAATCTTGGGCCCCAATACTGTCGTGGCAGGTGGCCTCGGTTGCTACGTATCGCGCGAGTGACCTTCGATCAGCTTTGTCAGTGCAACGTAGCAGAAGGTTCTGATACCACGCTGGAATGCTTGGTTGCACCCATGCCTCTCTCCTGCTGTCTCTTCTCGACATACTTTCTCCTTGAGCAGCCAGCTTGTTGCGACACATTCGGGGACAACTGCTGTGGTTCGGAGACCAGATATTACGAATTCTCCTCATGCACTATAGACGAGGATCCCAATGGAGATTTCGTGAGTGTCGAAGCGTAGGGTGATATGTGTCTCATGGCCAGAGCATATGCTGATGGAAACGCTATGCAGTGCAGGCCTGGGCTGCCACCTAAAGTGAACGATCCGACAAACACGGTATGCTGTGTGGCACGCAAGGACGCAGCCTCAACGACGTTCTGCTGTGCACCCAGTGACGAAGATTGCTGTGACGAGTAGTGAGTGCTCGGCAAT from the Cercospora beticola chromosome 9, complete sequence genome contains:
- a CDS encoding uncharacterized protein (MEROPS:MER0005900), whose amino-acid sequence is MTRNIAIREPAGPKTQRVDADLLIPGRGEPVKHAALIYEAIEKASGKGKILFAGNKDDVPSKYANVKASLHVPVLMPGMWDCHVHLIGQKDLNLEQIALMSSSTAGFRIARDAVATLNAGFTSVREVGGYGIDIKSSIEEGWIPGPHIYSAGSILSQTAGHGDLHTMPLELMHHRMTDGFPLALADGIDEAIKQTRKQIRRGASVIKVCATGGVLSRIDSPKAAQFTNAELEAIVGEATRTNMIVAAHAHGTEGILAALHAGVKTIEHGSYLTEEAIELMLEKEAILVPTRYVQQYGIEHAEQMAPESYQKMAETVNANKESYRKAIKAGVRIALGTDLGISSHGAKFNHGTNGKEFYYAVEAGLTPLQAIEAGTATAPATLGPQAPKSGQLREGYDADFIALVKNPLDDIEVLARAEEVKFVWKGGRLVKRDGEKIGII